A stretch of DNA from Lentisphaerota bacterium:
GCTTGGAACCGGCGCGGCCGATGCGCATCCGGGTGACGCCAGCCGTTCGGATGAAGATCGACGATTTTCGCGAGGCGCTCGTCCTGCGGTCGGTCTGGGACACCTATCAGGATCCGTGCGGTGAAGCGCCCGTGCCGGCCGCCCTGCCGTTGAACCGGGTGGCCCTCTTGGCGCGGCGGGTCGCGGCCCAACAGGAAGCGACACGGAAAGGCGGCAAGACGGTTCGCACACGAAAAAAGCGTTAATGGTTCAGAAAAGGAAGGATCAGATGAGGAAACAGACGAGCAAGCAGGCGGCGTATGCGCTGGGCGTGGATTACGGCACGAACAGTTGCCGGGCTTTGTTGGTGGACGTGGCTGACGGAACGGAGGTCGCTTCGGCCGTTTTCCCCTATCCGACCGGTGAAGCGGGAATCATTCTCGACCCGAAGGATCCGAATGTCGCGAGGCAGAATCCGCAGGATTACATCGACGGCTTCATCCACACGGTCGCCACGGTGGTGCGTGATGCGGCTAAAAAGGTCAAAGGTTTTTCTCCCGAACAGGTGGTCGGCATCGGCGTCGACACCACGGGTTCGACGCCGCTGCCGGTGAACGCCGACGGCATTCCGCTGGCGATGACACCGAAATTCCGCAAGCACCCGGCGGCGCAGGCGTGGCTGTGGAAGGACCACACGGGTTGGTCGGAGGCGGCGCGCATCACCGAGGCGGCCCACCAGGCGGGCGTCCCGTATCTGGCCAAGTGCGGCGGCACCTATTCAAGCGAGTGGTTCTGGTCCAAGATCTGGCACTGCGAACAGACGGCTCCCGAGGTATTTGACGCCGCATATACCTGGGTCGAATTGTGCGATTTCGTCCCGGCGTTCGTGACTGGAAACATGAAGCCCGAGCGGATCGCGCGGTCGATTTGCGCGGCCGGGCACAAGGCGATGTTCGGCACGGCTTGGGGCGGACTCCCTTCCAAGGCGTTTCTGAAGAAGCTCTCGCCCAAGCTGGCAGCGTTGCGCGACCGGTTGTATGAGACCACGATGGCGTCGGACGAGATCGCGGGCTTTCTGACCGAGGATCTGGCTCGCGCGGTCGGGTTGCCGCGTGGTGTGCCCGTCGCCGTGGGCGCCTTCGACGCACATCATGGCGCGGTTGGGGCGGGGATCAAGCCGGGGCGGCTGGTGAAGATCATCGGCACATCGACGTGCGACATCCTCGTCGGGCCGGAGCGGGCCGCGATCGCCGACATTCCGGGCGTGTGCGGTCTGGTTCCCGGTTCGGTCGTTCCCGGCATGATTGGCCTCGAGGCCGGACAGTCGGCCGTGGGCGACATCTTCCTCTGGTTCGCGCGCAACGGCTGTCCCGCCGAGTATCGCCGGGCCAGCGACGGCGCGTCGATCGCCGCGCTCGAACAGGCGGCGGCTGGGCAGAAGCCGGGCGCGTCGGGGTTGGTCGCGTTGGACTGGAACAACGGCAACCGCACGGTACTGGTCGACCCGCTGCTCAGCGGCCTGATGGTGGGGCAGACGCTCCATACGACGGCGCCTGAGCTGTTTCGCGCGCTGGTCGAGGCCACGGCCTTCGGCGCGTGCACGATCATCCGGCGCTTCGAGGAGCATGGGGTCGCGGTCCGTGAAGTGGTGACCTGCGGCGGCATTGCCGAGAAAAGTCCATTCCTGATGCAAATCTACGCGGATGTCTGCAACCGGCCGATGCGGATCAGCCGGTCGGCGCAGACTTGCGCGCTGGGCGCGGCGATTTTTGGCGCGGTTGCGGGCGGCGCGTACCGCACCACGGCGGCGGCTCAGAAGGCGATGACCGGCGTCAAAGACATCGTCTACAAGCCCATCGCGGCCCACGTCAAGGTTTACGCCGAGCTGTACGAGGTGTACCGCTCGCTGCACGACGCATTTGGCAAGACCGGTTTGCATCCCGATCTGGAGGGGGTGATGAAGAAACTCATCGCCATCCGCCAGAAGGCGCGGCAATAAGGGTAGGCTCGAAAGCGGAGGCACACATGCTGGAGGCGCTCAAGCAGGAAGTTCTGGAGGCCAACCTGGATCTGGTCAGGCACGGGCTGGTGATCCTGACGTGGGGGAACGTCAGCGCGATTGACCGGCGTTCGGGCCGGGTGGTGATCAAGCCCAGCGGCGTGGCCTACGACGCGATGAAGGTCGGCGACCTCGTCGTCACCGACCTCGACGGCCGGGTCGTGGAGGGCGCGTTGCGCCCCTCCTCCGACTTGCCGACGCACTTGGCGCTGTACCGCGCGTGGCCGGAAATCGGCGGCGTGGTGCACACCCATTCGTTTCATGCGACGATGTTCGCACAGGCGTGCCGCGAGATTCCGTGCCTGGGCACGACTCACGCCGACCACTTCCACGGGCCGGTTCCGGTGACGCGCGTGCTGACCGAGGCCGAGGTGACGGGCGACTACGAGGCTAACACCGGCGCGGTGATCATCGAGCGTTTTTGTGAGCTGGCTCCCGCGCATGTGCCGGCCGTGCTGGCCGCCAACCACGGGCCTTTCGCCTGGGGCGCCAGCGCCCGCGAGGCGGTGCACAACGCCGTCGCGCTCGAAGCCGTGGCGCGTATGGCGCTCGGCACACTCCAGATCAACCCCGGTATCGGGCCGATTCCGACCTATGTGCTTGAGAAACACTTTGGCCGGAAGCACGGACCCAACGCCTATTACGGGCAGGCCCGATAACATGAACACACGTCGTTGCCGGTCAGTCTGGCAGTCTCGCCACTGGCTCCGATGGGCCTGTCCGGCTCTG
This window harbors:
- a CDS encoding ribulokinase yields the protein MRKQTSKQAAYALGVDYGTNSCRALLVDVADGTEVASAVFPYPTGEAGIILDPKDPNVARQNPQDYIDGFIHTVATVVRDAAKKVKGFSPEQVVGIGVDTTGSTPLPVNADGIPLAMTPKFRKHPAAQAWLWKDHTGWSEAARITEAAHQAGVPYLAKCGGTYSSEWFWSKIWHCEQTAPEVFDAAYTWVELCDFVPAFVTGNMKPERIARSICAAGHKAMFGTAWGGLPSKAFLKKLSPKLAALRDRLYETTMASDEIAGFLTEDLARAVGLPRGVPVAVGAFDAHHGAVGAGIKPGRLVKIIGTSTCDILVGPERAAIADIPGVCGLVPGSVVPGMIGLEAGQSAVGDIFLWFARNGCPAEYRRASDGASIAALEQAAAGQKPGASGLVALDWNNGNRTVLVDPLLSGLMVGQTLHTTAPELFRALVEATAFGACTIIRRFEEHGVAVREVVTCGGIAEKSPFLMQIYADVCNRPMRISRSAQTCALGAAIFGAVAGGAYRTTAAAQKAMTGVKDIVYKPIAAHVKVYAELYEVYRSLHDAFGKTGLHPDLEGVMKKLIAIRQKARQ
- a CDS encoding L-ribulose-5-phosphate 4-epimerase, yielding MLEALKQEVLEANLDLVRHGLVILTWGNVSAIDRRSGRVVIKPSGVAYDAMKVGDLVVTDLDGRVVEGALRPSSDLPTHLALYRAWPEIGGVVHTHSFHATMFAQACREIPCLGTTHADHFHGPVPVTRVLTEAEVTGDYEANTGAVIIERFCELAPAHVPAVLAANHGPFAWGASAREAVHNAVALEAVARMALGTLQINPGIGPIPTYVLEKHFGRKHGPNAYYGQAR